One stretch of Clupea harengus chromosome 2, Ch_v2.0.2, whole genome shotgun sequence DNA includes these proteins:
- the LOC105893382 gene encoding high affinity choline transporter 1 has translation MAIHAEGLVAIVIFYMLILVVGIWAAWKNKNAGQGADQSETIMVGGRDIGLFVGGFTMTATWVGGGYINGTAEYVYLPGYGLAWAQAPFGYALSLVIGGLFFAKPMRSRGYVTMLDPFQQIYGKRMGGLLFIPALMGEIFWSAAILSALGATLSVIVDININMSVVISALIAIFYTLVGGLYSVAYTDVVQLFCIFIGLWISVPFALSHPAVSSISVTAVKEIHQTPWLGHINSSDGWMWMDNFCLLMLGGIPWQVYFQRVLSASSATYAQVLSFLAAFGCIVMAIPSVLIGAIGASTDWNQTSYGPIPPMENEQSDMILPIVLQYLCPSYISFFGLGAVSAAVMSSADSSILSASSMFARNIYKLAFRQSASDREIIWVMRITIFVFGALATAMALLTGTVYGLWYLSSDLVYVIIFPQLISVLFVKGTNTYGSVAGYVFGLVLRIGGGEPYLHLPPFICYPGCYTAEKVHQLTKEVEHFTVQKFPFKTVSMLASFLGNVAFSYLAKYLFESGKLSPKYDFLDGVLSKHSAEIMDKTTLVGNDNINLSDMAPVKARLSTTLAGTFTNKEALSDDGDSSPDFLGDEHDFLGKEHD, from the exons ATGGCCATCCACGCAGAAGGACTGGTGGCAATTGTTATCTTCTATATGCTGATCCTGGTCGTGGGGATATGGGCAGCGTGGAAAAACAAAAATGCCGGGCAAGGTGCAGACCAAAGCGAGACTATCATGGTCGGTGGAAGGGACATTGGATTATTTGTTGGTGGATTCACCATGACTG cAACCTGGGTCGGAGGAGGCTATATCAATGGCACTGCTGAATATGTGTATTTGCCTGGATATGGTCTGGCATGGGCACAGGCACCCTTTGGATATGCACTTAGCCTGGTTATAG GTGGCCTGTTCTTTGCCAAACCCATGCGCTCCAGAGGATATGTGACTATGCTGGATCCCTTTCAGCAGATCTATGGGAAAAGAATGGGTGGGCTGCTTTTTATCCCAGCTCTCATGGGGGAAATATTCTGGTCAGCCGCCATTCTGTCAGCTCTGG GAGCCACATTGAGTGTGATCGTAGATATCAACATCAATATGTCTGTCGTGATCTCAGCACTCATTGCAATCTTCTACACTTTGGTCGGAGGACTTTATTCTGTGGCGTACACAGATGTTGTTCAACTCTTCTGTATATTTATTGGCTTG TGGATCAGCGTGCCTTTTGCCCTCTCACACCCTGCGGTGTCAAGCATTAGTGTCACCGCGGTTAAGGAGATTCACCAAACACCATGGCTTGGCCACATTAACTCCTCTGATGGCTGGATGTGGATGGACAACTTCTGCCTTCTG ATGTTGGGGGGGATTCCCTGGCAGGTGTATTTCCAGCGGGTTCTTTCTGCCTCTTCAGCTACCTATGCCCAAGTCCTTTCCTTCCTGGCCGCCTTCGGCTGTATCGTTATGGCGATCCCCTCAGTCCTCATAGGAGCAATAGGAGCctccacag ATTGGAACCAGACCTCGTATGGCCCTATCCCACCCATGGAGAACGAGCAGTCGGACATGATCCTCCCTATCGTGCTCCAGTATCTCTGCCCTTCCTACATCTCTTTCTTCGGCCTGGGGGCAGTGTCGGCAGCTGTGATGTCATCGGCTGACTCTTCCATTCTTTCGGCCAGTTCCATGTTTGCTCGAAACATCTACAAGCTTGCTTTCCGTCAGTCG GCCTCCGACCGCGAGATCATCTGGGTGATGAGGATCACTATCTTCGTCTTTGGAGCTTTGGCAACAGCAATGGCCCTGCTCACAGGCACAGTCTACGGCCTGTGGTACCTGAGTTCGGACTTGGTCTACGTGATCATCTTCCCTCAACTGATCAGTGTGCTCTTTGTCAAAGGCACTAACACATACGGCTCTGTGGCCGGTTACGTCTTTGGGCTTGTGCTGCGCATTGGAGGTGGAGAGCCGTACCTCCATCTTCCCCCCTTCATCTGTTATCCAGGCTGCTACACAGCGGAGAAGGTCCATCAGCTTACCAAGGAGGTTGAACATTTCACCGTTCAAAAATTTCCCTTCAAGACAGTGTCAATGCTCGCTTCCTTCTTGGGTAACGTGGCTTTCTCATATCTCGCCAAGTATCTCTTTGAAAGTGGGAAGCTGTCACCAAAGTATGACTTCCTGGATGGTGTCCTTTCCAAGCACAGTGCAGAGATCATGGATAAAACTACTCTGGTGGGCAATGACAACATCAACTTGTCAGATATGGCACCAGTCAAGGCCCGTCTCAGCACGACGTTGGCAGGAACATTCACCAACAAAGAGGCTCTCAGTGATGATGGAGACTCCAGCCCCGACTTTTTAGGCGATGAACATGACTTTTTAGGCAAAGAACATGACTAA
- the LOC105893388 gene encoding claudin-14-like, which translates to MASMGLQLLGFFLGLLGLLGTVVATLVPQWRRTAYVGSNIITATSYMKGLWMDCVWHSTGIYQCEGHRSLLALPRTLQAARALMVLSCVTSVLAIALSTMGMKCTRCAQGGTNKNSLARCGGVGFLFAGLCCLVTVSWTTHDAIQDFFSSLLLVDMKYEIGWSVYIGYVSGILSVIGGVILCSTCGDSRLPSHATALNALPQTAPTYQPHAVSKSNHTPSPTSASSSGYRLSDYV; encoded by the coding sequence ATGGCCAGCATGGGGCTGCAGCTGCTGGGGTTCTTCCTGGGCCTGCTGGGGCTGTTGGGCACCGTGGTGGCCACGCTGGTGCCCCAGTGGCGTCGCACGGCTTACGTGGGCTCCAATATCATCACTGCCACATCTTACATGAAGGGCCTGTGGATGGACTGTGTTTGGCACAGCACAGGCATTTATCAGTGTGAGGGACACCGCTCGCTGCTAGCCCTGCCCCGGACCCTCCAGGCTGCGCGCGCACTCATGGTCCTCTCCTGCGTCACCTCTGTCCTGGCCATAGCACTGTCCACCATGGGCATGAAGTGCACTCGCTGCGCCCAGGGAGGCACCAACAAAAACTCCCTGGCCAGGTGTGGTGGAGTGGGCTTCCTGTTCGCGGGACTCTGCTGCCTCGTGACGGTGTCCTGGACCACGCATGACGCCATCCAAGACTTCTTCAGCTCCCTGTTACTCGTTGATATGAAGTATGAGATAGGATGGTCTGTCTACATTGGGTACGTGTCAGGCATCCTCAGTGTGATTGGTGGAGTGATACTATGCTCAACCTGTGGTGACTCCCGCCTGCCCAGCCATGCCACAGCACTCAATGCTCTGCCCCAGACAGCCCCAACTTACCAGCCCCATGCTGTCTCCAAGAGCAatcacaccccctcccccacttctGCTTCCAGTAGTGGCTACAGACTCAGTGACTATGTTTGA